Proteins encoded together in one Marinithermus hydrothermalis DSM 14884 window:
- a CDS encoding CDGSH iron-sulfur domain-containing protein, which produces MRLRFRENGPFVLDLPEGTRFTLNGEDRVLERPKLALCRCGHSSTKPLCDGSHKRVGFTAAAGAIELDLPS; this is translated from the coding sequence GTGCGCTTGCGTTTCCGGGAGAACGGTCCGTTCGTCCTCGACCTGCCCGAAGGCACCCGGTTCACGCTGAACGGGGAGGACCGGGTCCTCGAGCGGCCGAAGCTCGCGTTGTGCCGCTGCGGTCACTCGAGCACCAAGCCGCTTTGCGACGGTTCGCACAAGCGGGTGGGGTTCACCGCCGCCGCGGGCGCGATCGAGCTGGACCTGCCCTCCTAG
- a CDS encoding penicillin acylase family protein, with amino-acid sequence MQLVRFLGRLLLGLILLGAVIAAGGYLYLKGTTLPQTTGRLALKGLLEPVEVARDAYGVVHIQARNLHDLFFAQGVVHAQDRLWQMEFQRRVGAGRLAEVLGEAALSQDKFLRTWGFYRAAQAAYDNLSPEAKAAVDAYVAGINAYLATNPPLPLEFRLLGYRPEPWQGADVLVWAKMMSFDLSANYEAELRRYRLLARGLTPERIAELMPPYPEDAPTILPPAGLPLPPPGAEQQAAALLELGQARPRFLEASNNWVVSGSRTASGKPLLANDPHLGLGVPSLWYLIHLEAPGYNAIGASLPGTPGVVIGRNARIAWGVTNVGADVQDLYVLEEKDGGYVYQGEVRPYTTREEVIRVKGGGEVRLVVRETVYGPVISDVVDAPGASPLAVRWVSLEPVDHTIEAFLKINQARNWGEFREALKGYLAPSQNFVYADVNGNIGYIAPGKIPIRRPGHSGAYPVPGTGAWDWEGFIPFDELPQALNPPEGFIVTANNKVTPPTYPYTLTVDWAEPYRATRIRELLTAKPRLTLEDMVRIQLDQYTLLYRAFRPVLELIQPEDEAARRWRARLLAWDGVMRPDTPEATVFAAWYRELARLPAAEVGQPYWNEPRYLLNALKNGDPACAARGLVCLDYAALAFERAVQAVAEDGRVPAWGAVHRARFAHPVLSQTPLKRFTDRQVPFGGDAFTVNVGPYDLATLRMDHGPSYRQVVDLADPEGSRFIHPMGQSGNLLSPHYADLLPRWASGQYLPMRTRGYTVQQRLVLEPR; translated from the coding sequence ATGCAACTGGTGCGGTTTTTGGGCCGGTTACTCCTCGGCCTCATCCTGCTAGGAGCGGTGATCGCGGCGGGCGGGTACCTCTACCTCAAGGGCACGACCCTCCCCCAAACCACGGGCCGGCTGGCCCTAAAGGGACTCCTCGAGCCCGTCGAGGTGGCGCGCGACGCCTACGGCGTGGTGCACATCCAGGCGCGGAACCTGCACGACCTGTTCTTCGCGCAGGGCGTGGTGCACGCCCAGGACCGGTTGTGGCAGATGGAGTTCCAGCGGCGCGTCGGCGCGGGCCGGCTCGCGGAGGTGCTCGGGGAGGCCGCCCTCAGCCAGGACAAGTTCCTGCGCACCTGGGGGTTCTACCGCGCTGCCCAAGCCGCGTACGACAACCTCTCCCCCGAAGCGAAGGCCGCGGTGGACGCGTACGTGGCGGGCATCAACGCCTACCTCGCCACGAACCCGCCCCTGCCCCTCGAGTTCCGCCTCCTGGGGTACCGGCCCGAGCCCTGGCAGGGCGCGGACGTGCTGGTCTGGGCGAAGATGATGAGCTTCGACCTCTCCGCGAACTACGAGGCGGAACTCCGGCGCTACCGCCTCCTGGCGCGGGGCCTCACCCCGGAGCGCATCGCCGAGCTCATGCCGCCCTACCCCGAGGACGCCCCCACCATCCTGCCCCCCGCCGGCCTGCCCCTCCCGCCCCCCGGCGCGGAACAGCAAGCCGCGGCGCTGCTCGAGCTCGGCCAGGCCCGGCCCCGCTTCCTCGAGGCCTCCAACAACTGGGTCGTGAGCGGCAGCCGCACCGCGAGCGGCAAGCCGCTCCTCGCGAACGACCCGCACCTGGGGCTGGGGGTGCCTTCGCTGTGGTACCTGATCCACTTGGAGGCCCCCGGGTACAACGCGATCGGCGCGAGCCTGCCCGGCACGCCGGGCGTGGTGATCGGGCGCAACGCGCGCATCGCGTGGGGCGTGACGAACGTCGGGGCGGACGTGCAGGACCTGTACGTCCTCGAGGAGAAGGACGGGGGGTACGTGTACCAAGGGGAGGTCCGGCCGTACACGACGCGCGAGGAGGTGATCCGCGTCAAGGGCGGGGGCGAGGTGCGGCTCGTCGTGCGGGAGACGGTCTACGGCCCGGTGATCTCCGACGTGGTGGACGCGCCCGGCGCCAGCCCCCTCGCGGTGCGCTGGGTCAGCCTGGAGCCGGTGGACCACACGATCGAGGCGTTCCTGAAGATCAACCAAGCCCGGAACTGGGGCGAGTTCCGCGAGGCCCTCAAGGGATACCTCGCCCCGAGCCAGAACTTCGTGTACGCGGACGTAAACGGCAACATCGGGTACATCGCCCCCGGGAAGATCCCCATCCGCCGGCCGGGCCACTCGGGCGCCTACCCCGTTCCCGGCACCGGCGCGTGGGACTGGGAAGGGTTCATCCCCTTCGATGAGCTGCCCCAGGCCCTCAACCCGCCCGAGGGGTTCATCGTCACCGCGAACAACAAGGTCACGCCCCCCACCTACCCCTACACCCTCACGGTGGACTGGGCCGAACCCTACCGCGCAACCCGCATCCGGGAGCTGCTCACCGCCAAGCCCCGCCTCACCCTGGAGGACATGGTGCGCATCCAACTGGACCAGTACACCCTCCTCTACCGCGCGTTCCGCCCGGTCCTCGAGCTGATCCAGCCCGAGGACGAGGCCGCGCGCCGCTGGCGGGCGCGGCTGCTCGCGTGGGACGGCGTGATGCGCCCGGACACTCCGGAAGCTACGGTCTTCGCGGCGTGGTACCGGGAGCTCGCGCGCCTGCCGGCCGCCGAGGTCGGCCAACCCTACTGGAACGAGCCCCGCTACCTCCTCAACGCCCTCAAGAATGGGGACCCGGCGTGCGCGGCGCGGGGCCTAGTCTGCCTGGACTACGCTGCGCTGGCCTTCGAACGCGCGGTGCAGGCCGTCGCGGAAGACGGGAGGGTGCCCGCGTGGGGGGCAGTGCACCGGGCGAGGTTCGCGCACCCGGTCCTCAGCCAAACGCCCCTGAAGCGGTTCACGGACCGCCAGGTGCCCTTCGGGGGGGACGCCTTCACGGTGAACGTGGGCCCGTACGACCTCGCCACCCTCCGCATGGACCACGGACCCAGCTACCGGCAGGTGGTGGACCTCGCGGATCCCGAAGGCTCGCGCTTCATCCACCCCATGGGCCAGTCGGGGAACCTCCTCAGCCCGCACTACGCGGACCTCCTGCCGCGGTGGGCCTCCGGCCAGTACCTCCCCATGCGCACCCGAGGGTACACGGTGCAGCAACGGCTGGTGCTCGAGCCGCGGTAA
- a CDS encoding M3 family oligoendopeptidase: protein MNRSLPRWDLTPLFPSLESEKFQEAWNALEAGIQRLEQLFARYEVGARPARPEDREAFWAVVEELNRFLEGLTPVRAYLYGRVATDAEDRAAQAKLSELERLVLDFRKLRPRLVAWLAALDAEAVEAGPYRLLLEEARLEAQHLMSEPEETLAAELSLTGRTAWAKLHGNASSLITVRLEGKELPITAVRNLAYHPDEATRRAAYEAELAAWKAHAVPLAAALNGVKGEASVLNRRRGWRDDLEPTLFRNRISRKALEAMQAAVVASFPVWRRYFRAKAKALGKARLDWWDLFAPVGRQQRRWTWQEAERFIVEQLGRFSPRDADLARRAFRERWIDAEPRKGKRGGAFCMSVGKGESRILANFEESFDSVSTLAHELGHAYHNLNLAQHPPLLRDTPMTLAETASIMNETVIVQAALQALPPEEQLPILETDLQGAAQVVVDIHARFLFESWVFERRATRELSPEEFNELMLEAQRETYGDALATYHPYMWAVKPHYYGTDFYNYPYTFGLLFGLGLYRHYQEAPEGFLERYDALLASTGMHTAQELAARFGIDIEDRRFWEEGLEVLAERVARLEQLVEEG, encoded by the coding sequence ATGAACCGCTCGCTGCCACGGTGGGACCTCACCCCGCTCTTTCCCTCGCTGGAATCGGAGAAGTTTCAGGAAGCCTGGAACGCGCTCGAGGCCGGCATTCAACGGCTCGAACAGCTCTTTGCGCGTTACGAGGTGGGCGCGCGCCCGGCGCGCCCCGAGGACCGGGAGGCCTTTTGGGCCGTCGTGGAGGAGCTCAACCGCTTCCTGGAGGGCCTCACGCCGGTGCGCGCCTACCTCTACGGCCGCGTGGCCACCGACGCCGAGGACCGCGCGGCCCAGGCGAAGCTGAGCGAGCTCGAGCGGCTCGTGCTGGACTTCCGTAAGCTCCGCCCCCGGCTCGTGGCCTGGCTGGCCGCGCTCGACGCCGAAGCGGTAGAGGCCGGCCCGTACCGCCTGTTGCTGGAGGAGGCCCGCCTCGAGGCCCAGCACCTCATGAGCGAGCCCGAGGAGACCCTGGCCGCGGAACTCAGCCTCACGGGCCGCACGGCCTGGGCCAAGCTGCACGGGAACGCCTCGAGCCTGATCACGGTCCGGCTCGAGGGGAAGGAACTCCCGATCACCGCGGTGCGGAACCTGGCGTACCACCCGGACGAGGCCACGCGCCGGGCCGCGTACGAGGCCGAACTCGCGGCGTGGAAGGCCCACGCGGTGCCGCTCGCCGCTGCGCTCAACGGGGTGAAGGGGGAGGCGAGCGTGCTGAACCGCCGCCGGGGCTGGCGGGACGACCTCGAGCCCACCCTCTTCCGTAACCGCATCAGCCGTAAGGCCCTGGAGGCGATGCAGGCAGCGGTGGTCGCGAGCTTCCCGGTCTGGCGCCGCTACTTCCGCGCCAAAGCCAAGGCGCTGGGGAAGGCGCGGCTGGACTGGTGGGACCTGTTCGCCCCGGTGGGGCGGCAGCAGCGGCGCTGGACATGGCAGGAAGCGGAACGGTTCATCGTGGAGCAGCTCGGGCGCTTCTCCCCCCGCGACGCGGACCTCGCCCGGCGGGCGTTTCGCGAACGCTGGATCGACGCCGAGCCCCGCAAGGGCAAGCGCGGCGGCGCGTTCTGCATGAGCGTGGGCAAAGGGGAAAGCCGCATCCTCGCCAACTTCGAGGAGAGCTTCGACTCGGTCTCGACCCTGGCGCATGAGCTCGGGCACGCCTACCACAACCTCAACCTGGCCCAGCACCCGCCGCTATTGCGCGACACCCCGATGACCCTGGCGGAGACCGCCTCCATCATGAACGAGACGGTCATCGTGCAGGCGGCCCTCCAGGCCCTTCCGCCGGAGGAGCAGCTTCCCATCCTCGAGACCGACCTCCAGGGGGCGGCCCAGGTGGTGGTGGACATCCACGCGCGCTTTTTGTTCGAGTCCTGGGTCTTCGAGCGCCGGGCGACGCGGGAGCTCTCCCCGGAGGAGTTCAACGAGCTGATGCTCGAGGCCCAGCGCGAGACCTACGGGGACGCGCTGGCCACCTACCACCCCTACATGTGGGCGGTCAAGCCCCACTACTACGGCACGGACTTCTACAACTACCCCTACACCTTCGGCCTGCTCTTCGGGCTGGGCCTCTACCGGCACTACCAGGAGGCCCCCGAGGGATTCCTCGAGCGCTACGACGCGCTTTTGGCCTCGACCGGGATGCACACGGCCCAGGAGCTCGCCGCCCGCTTCGGGATCGATATCGAGGACCGGCGGTTCTGGGAGGAGGGGCTCGAGGTGCTCGCGGAACGGGTGGCGCGGCTCGAGCAGCTCGTGGAGGAAGGGTAG
- a CDS encoding sensor histidine kinase, whose protein sequence is MTLRLRLSLLAALLLLGGLALFGGLAYLLFVEQQERELKALVARDLERLGALVQNPVVGARLLNTGQEGWVQQLVSRDGTVILPTGARPLPLYAEPTLDRSWGRPLLVAATPWRSPSGAVLGTIRVGLDVTEALAARATLLRSLVASGAVIALVALAVGLASLQRALRPLAELARQARGIDPANPRLARYRGPKDEVATLAQALNQALENIRARQQAERAALAEVAHELAAPLSLVAGHLESLAETHAGDARLLAARDAARELLYTSQDLLTLARGELERPLELRVFDLAEVAARVAREYPGVALAVEGPAEVAGSPERMTQLVRNLVRNAVQASGGTAGVRVALWATEEEVYLEVRDQGPGIPPEELPRVFERFYTRRGGAGLGLSVAQRIARQHGGEIRVASEVGKGSRFTVVLPSLAARIVEHDSA, encoded by the coding sequence ATGACGCTGCGCCTGCGCCTGAGCCTCCTCGCTGCCCTCCTTCTGCTCGGAGGGCTCGCGCTCTTCGGCGGACTGGCGTACCTGCTCTTCGTCGAGCAGCAAGAGCGAGAGCTCAAGGCCCTGGTCGCGCGTGACCTGGAGCGGCTTGGCGCGCTGGTGCAAAACCCCGTGGTGGGCGCGCGGCTCCTGAACACGGGGCAGGAGGGATGGGTGCAGCAGCTGGTCTCGCGGGACGGGACCGTAATCCTGCCGACCGGGGCACGGCCGTTGCCGCTTTATGCCGAGCCGACCCTGGACCGCTCGTGGGGCCGGCCCCTCTTGGTGGCCGCGACGCCCTGGCGCTCCCCCAGCGGGGCGGTGCTGGGCACGATCCGGGTGGGGCTCGACGTCACGGAGGCGCTCGCGGCGCGCGCGACGCTCCTGCGGAGCCTGGTCGCTAGCGGCGCGGTGATCGCTCTGGTCGCGCTTGCCGTAGGGCTCGCCAGCCTGCAACGGGCGCTTCGGCCGTTGGCCGAGCTGGCCCGCCAGGCGCGGGGGATCGACCCGGCGAACCCGCGCCTCGCCCGTTACCGCGGCCCCAAGGACGAGGTGGCCACGCTCGCCCAAGCGTTGAACCAGGCCCTCGAGAACATCCGCGCACGCCAGCAGGCCGAGCGGGCCGCGCTCGCCGAGGTCGCGCACGAGCTCGCCGCGCCGCTCTCCCTCGTCGCGGGGCACCTCGAGTCCCTCGCGGAAACCCACGCGGGGGACGCGCGTCTTTTGGCCGCGCGGGACGCGGCGCGGGAGCTGCTCTACACCTCCCAGGACCTCTTGACCCTCGCGCGGGGGGAGCTCGAGCGGCCCCTGGAGCTCCGGGTCTTCGACCTCGCGGAGGTCGCGGCGCGGGTCGCGCGGGAGTACCCGGGGGTGGCCCTCGCGGTGGAGGGGCCTGCGGAGGTGGCCGGCAGCCCGGAGCGCATGACGCAGCTGGTGCGTAACCTGGTGCGGAACGCCGTGCAGGCCTCGGGGGGGACAGCCGGGGTGCGGGTCGCGCTTTGGGCCACGGAGGAGGAGGTGTACCTCGAGGTGCGGGACCAGGGGCCGGGGATCCCGCCGGAGGAGTTGCCGCGGGTCTTCGAGCGCTTCTACACCCGCCGGGGCGGGGCGGGGCTGGGGCTGAGCGTGGCGCAGCGGATCGCCCGGCAGCACGGGGGGGAGATCCGGGTGGCTTCGGAGGTGGGGAAGGGGAGTCGGTTCACCGTGGTGCTGCCGAGCCTGGCGGCGCGGATCGTGGAGCACGATTCGGCCTAG
- a CDS encoding SDR family oxidoreductase, producing the protein MQGKVALVTGASKGIGYAIAKALAQHGVKVGLFARSRERLETVAQELQAAGGEALPLPGDVTRYADLEAAVQRLEAAYGGLDILVNNAGIGIFKPVHELSLEEWRQVLATNLDGVFYGIKAAVPAMRRRGGGYIVNIGSLAAKNTFPGGAAYNASKFGLLGLSEAAMLDLRYENIRVTSILPGSVDTTFNNHPTGQAWKIQPEDVAQAVLFVLRTDPRIIPSQIDLRPSQPPRKA; encoded by the coding sequence ATGCAAGGCAAGGTCGCACTCGTCACCGGCGCTTCCAAAGGCATCGGGTACGCCATCGCCAAGGCCCTGGCGCAGCACGGCGTGAAGGTCGGGCTGTTCGCCCGCAGCCGCGAACGGCTCGAGACCGTCGCCCAGGAACTCCAGGCCGCCGGCGGGGAGGCCCTCCCCCTGCCGGGCGACGTGACCCGCTACGCGGACCTCGAGGCCGCCGTGCAGCGGCTCGAGGCGGCCTACGGCGGGCTGGACATCCTGGTGAACAACGCCGGCATCGGGATCTTCAAGCCCGTGCACGAGCTAAGCCTCGAGGAGTGGCGGCAGGTGCTCGCCACCAACCTCGACGGGGTCTTCTACGGGATCAAGGCCGCCGTTCCCGCGATGCGGCGCCGCGGCGGGGGGTACATCGTGAACATCGGCTCCCTCGCCGCGAAGAACACCTTCCCCGGGGGCGCGGCGTACAACGCGAGCAAGTTCGGCCTGCTGGGGTTGAGCGAGGCCGCGATGCTCGACCTGAGGTACGAGAACATCCGCGTCACGAGCATCCTGCCCGGCTCGGTGGACACCACCTTCAACAACCACCCCACCGGCCAGGCGTGGAAGATCCAGCCGGAGGACGTGGCCCAGGCGGTGCTCTTCGTGCTCCGCACCGACCCCCGCATCATCCCCAGCCAGATCGACCTGCGGCCCAGCCAGCCGCCACGCAAGGCCTAG
- a CDS encoding M20 family metallopeptidase, producing MDTLEYFKAHLSAYLEELEAFVRLETPSRDLERLARAADWLEARFAPLGRLERLETPMGPILRLERPGGGRRVLLLAHYDTVHPVGAWPELWRVEGDRVYGPGVYDMKGGLLFILWALRYLEASGAPHPALEVLLTPDEEIGSPESRPVIEASARRADAVLVLEAPTGTGGLKVARKGVGIYTIRVHGKAAHQGVEPEKGVNAVVELAHQITRVMALQDLEQGTTIGPNLVRGGTASNVVAEYAEAVIDVRAWTEEEAGRVDRAIRALEPVLPGARLEVAGGINRPPMQGSRALFERARAIGARLGLVLEAGRVGGGSDGNFTAALGVPTLDGLGPFGADAHQRTEHIVASQVPARNALLAELVVSLLD from the coding sequence ATGGACACCCTGGAGTACTTCAAGGCCCACTTGAGCGCGTACCTCGAGGAGCTCGAGGCCTTCGTGCGCCTGGAGACCCCCTCCCGGGACCTGGAGCGCCTCGCGCGCGCGGCGGACTGGCTCGAGGCCCGTTTCGCGCCGTTGGGGCGCCTCGAGCGCTTGGAGACGCCCATGGGCCCCATCCTGCGCCTGGAGCGGCCGGGTGGGGGGCGGCGCGTGCTGCTCCTCGCGCACTACGACACCGTGCACCCGGTGGGGGCGTGGCCGGAGCTTTGGCGCGTGGAGGGCGACCGGGTCTACGGGCCGGGCGTGTACGACATGAAGGGCGGGCTGCTCTTTATCCTTTGGGCCCTGCGCTACCTTGAGGCGAGCGGCGCGCCGCACCCGGCGTTGGAGGTCCTCCTCACGCCGGACGAGGAGATCGGCTCGCCCGAGAGCCGGCCCGTGATCGAGGCGTCCGCGCGCCGCGCGGACGCGGTCTTGGTGCTGGAGGCCCCCACCGGGACGGGGGGGCTCAAGGTAGCCCGCAAGGGGGTGGGAATCTACACGATCCGGGTGCACGGAAAGGCCGCGCACCAGGGGGTCGAGCCGGAAAAGGGCGTGAACGCGGTGGTGGAGCTCGCGCACCAGATCACGCGCGTCATGGCCCTCCAGGACCTGGAGCAGGGCACCACCATCGGGCCGAACCTGGTGCGGGGCGGGACCGCCTCGAACGTCGTGGCGGAGTACGCTGAGGCCGTGATCGACGTCCGGGCCTGGACAGAGGAGGAGGCCGGGCGGGTGGACCGGGCGATCCGCGCGTTGGAGCCGGTCCTGCCCGGGGCGCGCCTCGAGGTCGCGGGGGGGATCAACCGCCCGCCCATGCAGGGCTCGCGCGCGCTGTTCGAACGCGCCCGAGCGATCGGGGCGCGGCTGGGGCTTGTGCTCGAGGCCGGCCGGGTGGGGGGCGGGTCGGACGGGAACTTCACCGCGGCGCTCGGGGTGCCTACGCTGGACGGGTTGGGGCCGTTCGGGGCGGACGCGCACCAGCGGACGGAGCACATCGTGGCTTCGCAGGTGCCGGCGCGCAACGCGCTTTTGGCTGAGCTGGTGGTGAGCCTGCTGGACTAG
- a CDS encoding alpha/beta hydrolase has translation MRWVVRALIWLTLLAVTYLGVGYVVAVQLSVPDRVPVTRTPQNYGLPFQEVRLTSTDGLELSGWWVPVEGAEWAAVLVHGKDSSKAAAYVLDTLPTYVHAGFSVLLLDLRGHGASEGTRLTLGYQEVRDVAGAVAWLEARGYRRERVVLHGWSMGAATVLLAAPELQVGAVVEDSGYADLPYLLRNALPEASGLPALFNPGIFLAARLFLDFDPWAVRPVRAARELYARGVPLFILHGTADETVPFVHAQMLQQAYPNAEFWALEGYAHVEAYKHPEYPRRLQAFLQGVQNAQLVAGTVRNGAGRR, from the coding sequence ATGCGCTGGGTCGTCCGCGCACTCATCTGGCTTACGCTCCTCGCGGTCACGTACCTCGGGGTGGGGTACGTGGTGGCCGTGCAGCTCTCCGTCCCCGATCGCGTTCCCGTGACGCGCACGCCGCAAAACTACGGCCTGCCCTTCCAGGAGGTGCGCCTCACGAGCACCGACGGGCTGGAGCTCTCCGGCTGGTGGGTGCCGGTGGAGGGGGCGGAGTGGGCCGCGGTGCTCGTGCACGGCAAGGACTCGAGTAAGGCCGCGGCGTACGTGCTGGACACCCTGCCCACCTACGTGCACGCGGGGTTCAGCGTGCTCTTGCTGGACTTGAGGGGGCACGGGGCCTCGGAAGGCACGCGCCTCACGCTGGGGTACCAGGAAGTGCGGGACGTGGCCGGGGCCGTGGCGTGGCTCGAGGCGCGGGGGTACCGCCGGGAGCGGGTGGTGTTGCATGGGTGGAGCATGGGCGCGGCCACGGTGCTGCTCGCCGCGCCTGAGCTGCAGGTAGGGGCGGTGGTGGAGGACTCGGGGTACGCGGACCTGCCCTACCTCCTGCGCAACGCGCTCCCCGAAGCCTCGGGCCTGCCGGCCCTGTTCAACCCCGGCATCTTCCTCGCGGCGCGGCTCTTCCTGGACTTCGATCCCTGGGCGGTGCGTCCGGTGCGTGCGGCGCGGGAGCTGTACGCGCGGGGCGTGCCCTTGTTCATCCTGCACGGCACCGCCGACGAGACCGTACCGTTCGTGCACGCCCAGATGCTGCAGCAAGCCTACCCGAACGCGGAGTTCTGGGCGCTCGAGGGGTACGCGCACGTCGAGGCGTACAAGCACCCGGAGTACCCCCGGCGCCTTCAGGCCTTCCTTCAAGGCGTGCAGAACGCGCAACTCGTTGCGGGAACCGTGCGTAACGGCGCAGGAAGGAGGTGA
- a CDS encoding response regulator transcription factor, translated as MAGERLLIVEDDPRLARLLVNELAAAGYAPSAVHTGSDALAKLEEEAFELVILDLNLPDLDGLEVAHRVAGQKDTSILMLTARGDVESRVQGLYAGASDYVTKPFSLKELLARVHARLRERKRHEDVIRVGTLELDRVKRQCRVDGAVVPLTAREYALLELLLVNRGRIFSKEELEDRLYGMDLPASNTIEVFISNLRRKLAARGVQGLITTVRGMGYVVR; from the coding sequence ATGGCCGGAGAACGCCTCTTGATCGTGGAGGACGACCCGCGGCTGGCGCGGCTGCTCGTGAACGAGCTCGCGGCCGCCGGGTACGCCCCCAGCGCGGTGCACACCGGATCGGACGCCCTAGCGAAGCTCGAGGAGGAGGCCTTTGAGTTGGTCATCCTGGACCTGAACCTCCCGGACCTGGACGGCCTCGAGGTCGCGCACCGCGTCGCGGGCCAGAAGGACACGAGCATCCTGATGCTTACCGCGCGGGGCGACGTGGAGAGCCGCGTGCAGGGGCTGTACGCGGGCGCGAGCGATTACGTCACCAAGCCCTTTAGCCTCAAGGAACTCCTGGCCCGGGTGCACGCCCGGCTGCGCGAGCGCAAGCGTCACGAGGACGTGATCCGCGTCGGGACGCTCGAGCTCGACCGCGTGAAGCGGCAGTGCCGCGTGGATGGAGCGGTCGTGCCGCTCACCGCGCGGGAGTACGCCTTGCTCGAGCTGCTCTTGGTGAACCGGGGGCGCATCTTCTCCAAGGAGGAGTTGGAGGACCGGCTTTACGGCATGGACCTGCCCGCCTCGAACACGATCGAGGTCTTCATCTCCAACCTGCGCCGCAAGCTCGCGGCGCGGGGCGTGCAGGGCCTGATCACGACCGTGCGGGGCATGGGGTACGTGGTGCGATGA
- the pdxH gene encoding pyridoxamine 5'-phosphate oxidase yields the protein MDAHRLEALRREYTQRGLHEHEMDPDPIRQFARWFQEALEAELIEPNAMTLATATPTGRPSARVVLLKGFDARGFVFYTNYESRKGQELAQNPQAALVFWWAPLERQVRIEGRVERVPEAEADAYFQTRPLEARLGAWASPQSQVIASREALEQRVREVRARFGTRVPRPPHWGGYRVVPEAIEFWQGRPGRLHDRLCYTRTPDGWRLERLAP from the coding sequence ATGGACGCCCATCGCCTTGAAGCCCTACGCCGCGAGTACACGCAACGCGGCCTGCACGAGCACGAGATGGATCCGGACCCCATCCGGCAGTTCGCGCGCTGGTTCCAGGAAGCCCTCGAGGCCGAGCTGATCGAGCCCAACGCCATGACGCTCGCCACCGCGACCCCCACAGGCCGCCCGTCCGCCCGCGTGGTCCTCCTCAAGGGGTTCGACGCGCGCGGGTTCGTCTTCTACACGAACTACGAGAGCCGCAAAGGCCAGGAGCTCGCCCAGAACCCCCAGGCCGCGCTGGTCTTCTGGTGGGCGCCGCTCGAGCGGCAGGTGCGGATCGAAGGCCGGGTGGAGCGCGTTCCGGAGGCGGAGGCGGACGCGTACTTCCAGACCCGGCCCCTCGAGGCGCGGCTGGGGGCCTGGGCCTCCCCGCAAAGCCAGGTCATCGCGAGCCGGGAGGCGCTCGAGCAGCGCGTCCGGGAGGTCCGGGCGCGTTTCGGTACGCGCGTGCCGCGCCCCCCGCACTGGGGCGGGTACCGGGTGGTGCCGGAGGCGATCGAGTTCTGGCAGGGCCGGCCGGGCCGGCTGCACGACCGATTGTGCTACACCCGCACCCCGGACGGGTGGCGGCTCGAGCGCCTCGCGCCGTAG